Proteins from a genomic interval of Candidatus Sericytochromatia bacterium:
- a CDS encoding 6-bladed beta-propeller: MSKTSASLQLVALLLLSGTMTGCGRYQDVPALPAYGGDGLLSPVGGPYNRLPTGTVTGRIMDERTKMGIPDVIVEVQNVQPAVMARTDSSGNFVLQNVPQGKQIVVVNRPDYVYLATQGSIIADVVPNTTVNLPTIQLSPAIAAASNAFLTAIGGLVEPYGLALDNNRNALYAVDRIGYGTPLDRRCEVKKYNLNGGFVKRFGGQKFNLSRGNETGRAFDVFNHLSWSYGVDVDAGGNVYVAETNRDRIVKFSSDGDYITKFGENVKNNFDVAVLNSGQIGVSSSGTSKVVLFDVNLTAASRDFAGTADNAAINGGFRGMAVDNANFIYVLDNSAGPGAAVKKFDARSNKPVLQFATNSGSGPSQFRGATDLAIDNRNGDVYVVDSGNNRVQRFDRDGRFVSEFGSAGRGNGQFDRPYGIAIDKDGYIFISDSGNKRIQKFAPGRLFNQANSLNNVFYPTK, encoded by the coding sequence ATGTCCAAGACGTCCGCCAGTTTGCAACTCGTTGCCCTGCTCCTGTTGAGCGGGACGATGACGGGTTGCGGCCGTTATCAGGACGTACCGGCCCTTCCAGCCTACGGGGGCGACGGCCTGCTGTCGCCGGTCGGGGGACCCTACAACCGTCTCCCCACCGGGACCGTCACGGGGCGCATTATGGACGAACGGACCAAGATGGGCATCCCGGATGTGATCGTCGAGGTCCAGAACGTGCAACCGGCCGTGATGGCGCGGACCGACTCCTCGGGCAACTTTGTCCTGCAAAACGTGCCCCAGGGCAAGCAGATTGTCGTGGTCAACCGCCCTGACTACGTGTACCTCGCCACCCAGGGATCGATCATTGCGGACGTCGTCCCGAATACCACCGTCAACCTCCCCACGATCCAGCTGAGCCCGGCCATCGCAGCGGCCTCGAATGCGTTTCTGACGGCCATTGGCGGCTTGGTCGAACCCTACGGGTTGGCCCTCGATAACAACCGAAACGCCCTCTACGCGGTGGACCGGATCGGGTACGGAACGCCGCTCGACCGTCGCTGCGAGGTCAAGAAGTACAACCTGAACGGGGGCTTCGTGAAGCGCTTCGGCGGCCAGAAGTTCAACCTCAGTCGGGGCAATGAGACCGGCCGGGCCTTTGACGTGTTCAATCACCTGTCCTGGTCCTACGGGGTCGACGTGGATGCCGGTGGCAACGTCTACGTGGCGGAGACCAACCGGGACCGCATCGTCAAGTTCAGTTCGGATGGCGATTACATCACCAAGTTTGGTGAGAACGTGAAGAACAACTTCGACGTGGCGGTTCTGAACTCCGGGCAGATTGGCGTCAGTTCCTCGGGCACCAGCAAGGTGGTCCTGTTCGACGTCAACCTGACGGCGGCCTCGCGAGACTTTGCTGGAACGGCTGATAACGCGGCCATCAATGGCGGATTCCGCGGGATGGCGGTCGACAACGCCAATTTCATCTATGTCCTCGACAACTCGGCGGGCCCCGGGGCGGCCGTGAAGAAGTTCGATGCCCGCAGCAACAAGCCGGTCTTGCAGTTCGCGACCAATTCGGGTTCCGGTCCCAGCCAGTTCCGGGGGGCCACTGACCTGGCCATCGACAACCGGAACGGCGACGTGTACGTGGTGGACTCGGGCAACAACCGGGTGCAACGCTTCGACCGGGATGGGCGCTTCGTCTCCGAGTTCGGCTCGGCCGGGCGTGGCAACGGACAGTTTGACCGTCCCTACGGGATCGCGATCGACAAGGACGGCTACATCTTCATCTCGGATTCCGGCAACAAGCGAATCCAGAAGTTCGCTCCCGGCCGACTCTTCAATCAGGCCAACTCGCTCAACAACGTGTTCTATCCGACCAAGTAG